The Equus caballus isolate H_3958 breed thoroughbred chromosome 13, TB-T2T, whole genome shotgun sequence genome includes a window with the following:
- the FUS gene encoding RNA-binding protein FUS isoform X4, producing MASNDYTQQATQSYGAYPTQPGQGYSQQSNQPYGQQSYSGYGQSADTSGYGQSSYGSSYGQTQNSYGTQSAPQGYGSTGGYGSGQSSQSSYGQQSSYPGYGQQPTPSSTSGSYGSSSQSSGYGQPQSGGYGQQSGYGGQQPSYGQQPSSYNPPQGYGQQNQYNSSSGGGGGGGGGSYGQDQSSMSGGGGGGYGNQDQSGGGSSGYGGGQQDRGGRGRGGGGGYNRSSGGYEPRGRGGGRGGRGGMGGSDRGGFNKFGGPRDQGSRHDSEQDNSDNNTIFVQGLGENVTIESVADYFKQIGIIKTNKKTGQPMINLYTDRETGKLKGEATVSFDDPPSAKAAIDWFDGKEFSGNPIKVSFATRRADFNRGGGNGRGGRGRGGPMGRGGYGGGGSGGAGRGGFPSGGGGGGGQQRAGDWKCPNPTCENMNFSWRNECNQCKAPKPDGPGGGPGGSHMGGNYGDDRRGGRGGYDRGGYRGRGGDRGGFRGGRGGGDRGGFGPGKMDSRGEHRQDRRERPY from the exons ATGGCCTCAAACG ATTATACCCAACAAGCAACCCAAAG CTATGGGGCCTACCCCACCCAGCCTGGGCAGGGCTATTCCCAGCAGAGCAATCAACCCTATGGACAGCAGAGTTACAGCGGTTACGGTCAGTCAGCAGACACTTCAGGCTATGGCCAGAGCAGCTATGGTTCTTCTTATGGACAGACCCAGAACA GCTATGGCACTCAGTCAGCTCCCCAGGGATATGGCTCAACTGGTGGATATGGCAGTGGCCAGAGTTCTCAGTCGTCTTACGGGCAGCAGTCCTCCTACCCTGGGTATGGTCAGCAGCCAACTCCTAGCAGCACCTCGGGAAG ttatGGTAGCAGTTCTCAGAGCAGTGGCTATGGACAGCCCCAAAGTGGAGGCTATGGCCAACAGTCTGGCTATGGTGGACAGCAGCCAAGCTATGGACAGCAGCCAAGCTCCTATAATCCTCCTCAGGGCTATGGACAGCAGAACCAGTACAACAGCAGCAGTGGAGGTGGCGGAGGGGGTGGTGGAG GTAGCTATGGCCAAGATCAGTCCTCCATGagtggtggcggcggcggcggttaTGGCAATCAGGACCAgagtggtggtggcagcagtggctACGGGGGAGGCCAGCAGGACCGTGGGGGCCGTGGCCGGggcggtggtggtggttacaACCGCAGCAGTGGTGGCTATGAACCCAGAGGTCGTGGAGGTGGCCGTGGAGGCAGAGGCGGCATGGG CGGAAGTGACCGTGGTGGCTTCAATAAATTTGGTG GCCCTCGGGACCAAGGATCACGTCATGACTCTG AACAGGATAATTCAGACAACAACACCATCTTTGTGCAAGGCCTGGGCGAGAATGTTACAATTGAGTCTGTGGCTGATTACTTCAAGCAGATTGGTATTATTAAG acaaataagaaaactggacagcccaTGATAAATCTATACACAGACAGGGAAACAGGCAAGCTGAAGGGAGAGGCAACAGTATCATTTGATGACCCACCTTCTGCTAAAGCAGCTATTGACTGGTTTGATG GTAAAGAATTCTCTGGGAATCCTATCAAGGTCTCATTTGCTACTCGGCGAGCAGACTTCAATCGGGGTGGTGGCAATGGTCGTGGAGGCCGAGGGCGAGGAG GACCCATGGGCCGTGGAGGCTAtggaggtggtggcagtggtggtgctGGCCGGGGAGGATTCCccagtggaggtggtggtggtggaggacaGCAGCGAGCTGGGGACTGGAAGTGTCCTAATCC tACATGTGAAAACATGAACTTCTCTTGGAGGAATGAATGCAACCAGTGTAAGGCCCCTAAACCAGATGGCCCAGGAGGGGGACCAGGAGGCTCTCATATGG GTGGTAACTATGGAGATGATCGTCGTGGTGGCAGAGGAGGCTATGATCGGGGCGGCTACCGAGGCCGAGGCGGGGACCGTGGGGGCTTCCGAGGGGGCCGGGGTGGTGGGGACAGAGGTGGCTTTGGCCCTGGCAAGATGGACTCCAG GGGTGAGCACAGACAGGATCGCAGGGAGAGGCCGTATTAA
- the FUS gene encoding RNA-binding protein FUS isoform X2: protein MASNDYTQQATQSYGAYPTQPGQGYSQQSNQPYGQQSYSGYGQSADTSGYGQSSYGSSYGQTQNTGYGTQSAPQGYGSTGGYGSGQSSQSSYGQQSSYPGYGQQPTPSSTSGSYGSSSQSSGYGQPQSGGYGQQSGYGGQQPSYGQQPSSYNPPQGYGQQNQYNSSSGGGGGGGGGSYGQDQSSMSGGGGGGYGNQDQSGGGSSGYGGGQQDRGGRGRGGGGGYNRSSGGYEPRGRGGGRGGRGGMGGSDRGGFNKFGGPRDQGSRHDSEQDNSDNNTIFVQGLGENVTIESVADYFKQIGIIKTNKKTGQPMINLYTDRETGKLKGEATVSFDDPPSAKAAIDWFDGKEFSGNPIKVSFATRRADFNRGGGNGRGGRGRGGPMGRGGYGGGGSGGAGRGGFPSGGGGGGGQQRAGDWKCPNPTCENMNFSWRNECNQCKAPKPDGPGGGPGGSHMGGNYGDDRRGGRGGYDRGGYRGRGGDRGGFRGGRGGGDRGGFGPGKMDSRGEHRQDRRERPY, encoded by the exons ATGGCCTCAAACG ATTATACCCAACAAGCAACCCAAAG CTATGGGGCCTACCCCACCCAGCCTGGGCAGGGCTATTCCCAGCAGAGCAATCAACCCTATGGACAGCAGAGTTACAGCGGTTACGGTCAGTCAGCAGACACTTCAGGCTATGGCCAGAGCAGCTATGGTTCTTCTTATGGACAGACCCAGAACA cAGGCTATGGCACTCAGTCAGCTCCCCAGGGATATGGCTCAACTGGTGGATATGGCAGTGGCCAGAGTTCTCAGTCGTCTTACGGGCAGCAGTCCTCCTACCCTGGGTATGGTCAGCAGCCAACTCCTAGCAGCACCTCGGGAAG ttatGGTAGCAGTTCTCAGAGCAGTGGCTATGGACAGCCCCAAAGTGGAGGCTATGGCCAACAGTCTGGCTATGGTGGACAGCAGCCAAGCTATGGACAGCAGCCAAGCTCCTATAATCCTCCTCAGGGCTATGGACAGCAGAACCAGTACAACAGCAGCAGTGGAGGTGGCGGAGGGGGTGGTGGAG GTAGCTATGGCCAAGATCAGTCCTCCATGagtggtggcggcggcggcggttaTGGCAATCAGGACCAgagtggtggtggcagcagtggctACGGGGGAGGCCAGCAGGACCGTGGGGGCCGTGGCCGGggcggtggtggtggttacaACCGCAGCAGTGGTGGCTATGAACCCAGAGGTCGTGGAGGTGGCCGTGGAGGCAGAGGCGGCATGGG CGGAAGTGACCGTGGTGGCTTCAATAAATTTGGTG GCCCTCGGGACCAAGGATCACGTCATGACTCTG AACAGGATAATTCAGACAACAACACCATCTTTGTGCAAGGCCTGGGCGAGAATGTTACAATTGAGTCTGTGGCTGATTACTTCAAGCAGATTGGTATTATTAAG acaaataagaaaactggacagcccaTGATAAATCTATACACAGACAGGGAAACAGGCAAGCTGAAGGGAGAGGCAACAGTATCATTTGATGACCCACCTTCTGCTAAAGCAGCTATTGACTGGTTTGATG GTAAAGAATTCTCTGGGAATCCTATCAAGGTCTCATTTGCTACTCGGCGAGCAGACTTCAATCGGGGTGGTGGCAATGGTCGTGGAGGCCGAGGGCGAGGAG GACCCATGGGCCGTGGAGGCTAtggaggtggtggcagtggtggtgctGGCCGGGGAGGATTCCccagtggaggtggtggtggtggaggacaGCAGCGAGCTGGGGACTGGAAGTGTCCTAATCC tACATGTGAAAACATGAACTTCTCTTGGAGGAATGAATGCAACCAGTGTAAGGCCCCTAAACCAGATGGCCCAGGAGGGGGACCAGGAGGCTCTCATATGG GTGGTAACTATGGAGATGATCGTCGTGGTGGCAGAGGAGGCTATGATCGGGGCGGCTACCGAGGCCGAGGCGGGGACCGTGGGGGCTTCCGAGGGGGCCGGGGTGGTGGGGACAGAGGTGGCTTTGGCCCTGGCAAGATGGACTCCAG GGGTGAGCACAGACAGGATCGCAGGGAGAGGCCGTATTAA
- the FUS gene encoding RNA-binding protein FUS isoform X3, with protein sequence MASNDYTQQATQSYGAYPTQPGQGYSQQSNQPYGQQSYSGYGQSADTSGYGQSSYGSSYGQTQNSYGTQSAPQGYGSTGGYGSGQSSQSSYGQQSSYPGYGQQPTPSSTSGSYGSSSQSSGYGQPQSGGYGQQSGYGGQQPSYGQQPSSYNPPQGYGQQNQYNSSSGGGGGGGGGSYGQDQSSMSGGGGGGYGNQDQSGGGSSGYGGGQQDRGGRGRGGGGGYNRSSGGYEPRGRGGGRGGRGGMGGSDRGGFNKFGGPRDQGSRHDSAEQDNSDNNTIFVQGLGENVTIESVADYFKQIGIIKTNKKTGQPMINLYTDRETGKLKGEATVSFDDPPSAKAAIDWFDGKEFSGNPIKVSFATRRADFNRGGGNGRGGRGRGGPMGRGGYGGGGSGGAGRGGFPSGGGGGGGQQRAGDWKCPNPTCENMNFSWRNECNQCKAPKPDGPGGGPGGSHMGGNYGDDRRGGRGGYDRGGYRGRGGDRGGFRGGRGGGDRGGFGPGKMDSRGEHRQDRRERPY encoded by the exons ATGGCCTCAAACG ATTATACCCAACAAGCAACCCAAAG CTATGGGGCCTACCCCACCCAGCCTGGGCAGGGCTATTCCCAGCAGAGCAATCAACCCTATGGACAGCAGAGTTACAGCGGTTACGGTCAGTCAGCAGACACTTCAGGCTATGGCCAGAGCAGCTATGGTTCTTCTTATGGACAGACCCAGAACA GCTATGGCACTCAGTCAGCTCCCCAGGGATATGGCTCAACTGGTGGATATGGCAGTGGCCAGAGTTCTCAGTCGTCTTACGGGCAGCAGTCCTCCTACCCTGGGTATGGTCAGCAGCCAACTCCTAGCAGCACCTCGGGAAG ttatGGTAGCAGTTCTCAGAGCAGTGGCTATGGACAGCCCCAAAGTGGAGGCTATGGCCAACAGTCTGGCTATGGTGGACAGCAGCCAAGCTATGGACAGCAGCCAAGCTCCTATAATCCTCCTCAGGGCTATGGACAGCAGAACCAGTACAACAGCAGCAGTGGAGGTGGCGGAGGGGGTGGTGGAG GTAGCTATGGCCAAGATCAGTCCTCCATGagtggtggcggcggcggcggttaTGGCAATCAGGACCAgagtggtggtggcagcagtggctACGGGGGAGGCCAGCAGGACCGTGGGGGCCGTGGCCGGggcggtggtggtggttacaACCGCAGCAGTGGTGGCTATGAACCCAGAGGTCGTGGAGGTGGCCGTGGAGGCAGAGGCGGCATGGG CGGAAGTGACCGTGGTGGCTTCAATAAATTTGGTG GCCCTCGGGACCAAGGATCACGTCATGACTCTG CAGAACAGGATAATTCAGACAACAACACCATCTTTGTGCAAGGCCTGGGCGAGAATGTTACAATTGAGTCTGTGGCTGATTACTTCAAGCAGATTGGTATTATTAAG acaaataagaaaactggacagcccaTGATAAATCTATACACAGACAGGGAAACAGGCAAGCTGAAGGGAGAGGCAACAGTATCATTTGATGACCCACCTTCTGCTAAAGCAGCTATTGACTGGTTTGATG GTAAAGAATTCTCTGGGAATCCTATCAAGGTCTCATTTGCTACTCGGCGAGCAGACTTCAATCGGGGTGGTGGCAATGGTCGTGGAGGCCGAGGGCGAGGAG GACCCATGGGCCGTGGAGGCTAtggaggtggtggcagtggtggtgctGGCCGGGGAGGATTCCccagtggaggtggtggtggtggaggacaGCAGCGAGCTGGGGACTGGAAGTGTCCTAATCC tACATGTGAAAACATGAACTTCTCTTGGAGGAATGAATGCAACCAGTGTAAGGCCCCTAAACCAGATGGCCCAGGAGGGGGACCAGGAGGCTCTCATATGG GTGGTAACTATGGAGATGATCGTCGTGGTGGCAGAGGAGGCTATGATCGGGGCGGCTACCGAGGCCGAGGCGGGGACCGTGGGGGCTTCCGAGGGGGCCGGGGTGGTGGGGACAGAGGTGGCTTTGGCCCTGGCAAGATGGACTCCAG GGGTGAGCACAGACAGGATCGCAGGGAGAGGCCGTATTAA
- the FUS gene encoding RNA-binding protein FUS isoform X1: MASNDYTQQATQSYGAYPTQPGQGYSQQSNQPYGQQSYSGYGQSADTSGYGQSSYGSSYGQTQNTGYGTQSAPQGYGSTGGYGSGQSSQSSYGQQSSYPGYGQQPTPSSTSGSYGSSSQSSGYGQPQSGGYGQQSGYGGQQPSYGQQPSSYNPPQGYGQQNQYNSSSGGGGGGGGGSYGQDQSSMSGGGGGGYGNQDQSGGGSSGYGGGQQDRGGRGRGGGGGYNRSSGGYEPRGRGGGRGGRGGMGGSDRGGFNKFGGPRDQGSRHDSAEQDNSDNNTIFVQGLGENVTIESVADYFKQIGIIKTNKKTGQPMINLYTDRETGKLKGEATVSFDDPPSAKAAIDWFDGKEFSGNPIKVSFATRRADFNRGGGNGRGGRGRGGPMGRGGYGGGGSGGAGRGGFPSGGGGGGGQQRAGDWKCPNPTCENMNFSWRNECNQCKAPKPDGPGGGPGGSHMGGNYGDDRRGGRGGYDRGGYRGRGGDRGGFRGGRGGGDRGGFGPGKMDSRGEHRQDRRERPY; this comes from the exons ATGGCCTCAAACG ATTATACCCAACAAGCAACCCAAAG CTATGGGGCCTACCCCACCCAGCCTGGGCAGGGCTATTCCCAGCAGAGCAATCAACCCTATGGACAGCAGAGTTACAGCGGTTACGGTCAGTCAGCAGACACTTCAGGCTATGGCCAGAGCAGCTATGGTTCTTCTTATGGACAGACCCAGAACA cAGGCTATGGCACTCAGTCAGCTCCCCAGGGATATGGCTCAACTGGTGGATATGGCAGTGGCCAGAGTTCTCAGTCGTCTTACGGGCAGCAGTCCTCCTACCCTGGGTATGGTCAGCAGCCAACTCCTAGCAGCACCTCGGGAAG ttatGGTAGCAGTTCTCAGAGCAGTGGCTATGGACAGCCCCAAAGTGGAGGCTATGGCCAACAGTCTGGCTATGGTGGACAGCAGCCAAGCTATGGACAGCAGCCAAGCTCCTATAATCCTCCTCAGGGCTATGGACAGCAGAACCAGTACAACAGCAGCAGTGGAGGTGGCGGAGGGGGTGGTGGAG GTAGCTATGGCCAAGATCAGTCCTCCATGagtggtggcggcggcggcggttaTGGCAATCAGGACCAgagtggtggtggcagcagtggctACGGGGGAGGCCAGCAGGACCGTGGGGGCCGTGGCCGGggcggtggtggtggttacaACCGCAGCAGTGGTGGCTATGAACCCAGAGGTCGTGGAGGTGGCCGTGGAGGCAGAGGCGGCATGGG CGGAAGTGACCGTGGTGGCTTCAATAAATTTGGTG GCCCTCGGGACCAAGGATCACGTCATGACTCTG CAGAACAGGATAATTCAGACAACAACACCATCTTTGTGCAAGGCCTGGGCGAGAATGTTACAATTGAGTCTGTGGCTGATTACTTCAAGCAGATTGGTATTATTAAG acaaataagaaaactggacagcccaTGATAAATCTATACACAGACAGGGAAACAGGCAAGCTGAAGGGAGAGGCAACAGTATCATTTGATGACCCACCTTCTGCTAAAGCAGCTATTGACTGGTTTGATG GTAAAGAATTCTCTGGGAATCCTATCAAGGTCTCATTTGCTACTCGGCGAGCAGACTTCAATCGGGGTGGTGGCAATGGTCGTGGAGGCCGAGGGCGAGGAG GACCCATGGGCCGTGGAGGCTAtggaggtggtggcagtggtggtgctGGCCGGGGAGGATTCCccagtggaggtggtggtggtggaggacaGCAGCGAGCTGGGGACTGGAAGTGTCCTAATCC tACATGTGAAAACATGAACTTCTCTTGGAGGAATGAATGCAACCAGTGTAAGGCCCCTAAACCAGATGGCCCAGGAGGGGGACCAGGAGGCTCTCATATGG GTGGTAACTATGGAGATGATCGTCGTGGTGGCAGAGGAGGCTATGATCGGGGCGGCTACCGAGGCCGAGGCGGGGACCGTGGGGGCTTCCGAGGGGGCCGGGGTGGTGGGGACAGAGGTGGCTTTGGCCCTGGCAAGATGGACTCCAG GGGTGAGCACAGACAGGATCGCAGGGAGAGGCCGTATTAA